One stretch of Streptomyces sp. NBC_01142 DNA includes these proteins:
- the infC gene encoding translation initiation factor IF-3, producing the protein MWCYLGGSISAEPRINDRIRVPEVRLVGPSGEQVGIVPLAKALELAQEYDLDLVEVAATARPPVCKLMDYGKFKYESAMKAREARKNQAHTVIKEMKLRPKIDPHDYDTKKGHVVRFLKQGDKVKITIMFRGREQSRPELGFRLLQRLASDVEDLGFIESTPKQDGRNMIMVLGPHKKKTEAMAEAREAQAARKAERQGYAHEESADEGAEAPAEASAEAPAEAPSETPSEA; encoded by the coding sequence GTGTGGTGCTACCTAGGAGGATCCATCAGCGCCGAGCCCCGCATCAACGACCGAATTCGCGTTCCCGAAGTGCGACTTGTCGGTCCCAGCGGCGAGCAGGTCGGGATTGTTCCGCTTGCCAAGGCCCTTGAGCTTGCGCAGGAATACGACCTCGACCTGGTCGAGGTCGCGGCGACCGCCCGTCCGCCCGTGTGCAAGCTCATGGACTACGGGAAGTTCAAGTACGAGTCGGCCATGAAGGCCCGTGAGGCGCGCAAGAACCAGGCGCACACGGTCATCAAGGAGATGAAGCTCCGGCCGAAGATCGACCCGCACGACTATGACACCAAGAAGGGTCATGTCGTCCGGTTCCTCAAGCAGGGCGACAAGGTCAAGATCACGATCATGTTCCGTGGTCGTGAGCAGTCCCGCCCCGAGCTTGGCTTCCGACTGCTGCAGCGTCTCGCCTCGGACGTGGAGGATCTCGGCTTCATCGAGTCCACCCCGAAGCAGGACGGCCGAAACATGATCATGGTTCTCGGCCCGCACAAGAAGAAGACCGAGGCCATGGCCGAGGCGCGTGAGGCACAGGCCGCCCGCAAGGCGGAGCGTCAGGGCTATGCGCACGAGGAGTCGGCGGACGAGGGCGCAGAGGCTCCGGCCGAAGCGTCTGCCGAGGCTCCGGCCGAAGCCCCTTCCGAAACGCCCTCCGAGGCGTGA
- a CDS encoding serine hydrolase produces MSANVSVALLDRSSGEERTYPSASIVKVSILAALLDRGHPPTARERELARVMIVRSDNDAATALWEAVGGAAGVDAAHARLGLTQTRAAAAWGLTRTTARDQLTLMQAVFGGRPYGYLRSLMRQVLPGQDWGVSAAGGPWALKNGWMPMRDTGLWVVHSVGRAGGRLIAVLSDGHPTKEAGIACVEAAAREAVGGR; encoded by the coding sequence ATGAGTGCCAACGTCTCGGTCGCCCTGCTCGATCGGTCCAGCGGCGAGGAGCGGACCTACCCCTCGGCGAGCATCGTGAAGGTGTCCATCCTCGCCGCGCTGCTGGATCGGGGGCACCCGCCGACCGCGCGGGAGCGGGAGCTCGCCCGCGTCATGATCGTGCGGAGCGACAACGACGCGGCGACAGCGCTCTGGGAGGCGGTCGGCGGCGCTGCGGGGGTGGATGCGGCGCATGCGCGGCTCGGGCTCACGCAGACGCGGGCCGCGGCGGCGTGGGGGCTGACCAGGACCACCGCGCGTGACCAGCTGACACTGATGCAGGCGGTGTTCGGCGGGCGGCCCTATGGGTACCTCCGGTCCCTCATGCGGCAGGTGCTCCCGGGGCAGGACTGGGGGGTGTCGGCCGCGGGCGGACCGTGGGCGCTGAAGAACGGCTGGATGCCGATGCGCGACACCGGGCTGTGGGTCGTCCACTCGGTGGGGCGGGCCGGGGGCCGTCTGATCGCGGTGCTTTCCGACGGGCATCCGACGAAGGAGGCGGGGATCGCCTGCGTCGAGGCGGCGGCGCGGGAGGCGGTCGGGGGCCGGTGA
- a CDS encoding aldehyde dehydrogenase yields MSYAHHEVLNPATGQVIETVPATTAAEVDAAVGRAAKAQQGWAAAAPADRARLLRRFAAVVDEHLEELAQLEVREAGHTIGNARWEAGNVRDLLDFAAGGVERLNGRQIPVPGGLDITILEPLGVIGVIAPWNFPMPIAAWGTAPALAAGNAVLLKPAETTPLTALRLAGLALEAGLPEHLFQVVPGAGDVTGNALVEHPGVAKIVFTGSTRVGKQIMAKCADRVKRVTLELGGKSPNIVFADSDLEAAVAATPMSFLDNSGQDCCARSRVLVQRSVYDRFLELLVPGIESVVVGDPADEKTQMGPLISQAQLERVRGYVPDDLKGIRGTAPEGPGFWFPPTVLTDLSPDSPAACEEVFGPVAAVLPFEDEADAIRLANATEYGLSGSIWTRDVGRAIRVSRAVAAGNLSVNSHSSVRYWTPFGGYKQSGLGRELGPDALTAFTETKNVFISTEA; encoded by the coding sequence TTGTCGTACGCGCACCACGAGGTACTCAACCCCGCGACCGGGCAGGTCATCGAGACCGTCCCGGCGACGACGGCCGCCGAGGTCGACGCCGCCGTCGGGCGGGCCGCCAAGGCCCAGCAGGGCTGGGCGGCCGCCGCCCCCGCCGACCGGGCCAGACTGCTGCGCCGCTTCGCCGCGGTCGTCGACGAACACCTCGAAGAACTGGCCCAGCTGGAAGTACGGGAGGCCGGGCACACCATCGGCAACGCCCGCTGGGAAGCGGGCAACGTCCGCGATCTGCTCGACTTCGCCGCCGGGGGAGTGGAGCGGCTCAACGGCCGTCAGATCCCCGTCCCCGGCGGGCTCGACATCACGATCCTCGAGCCCCTCGGCGTCATCGGCGTGATCGCGCCCTGGAACTTCCCGATGCCGATCGCCGCCTGGGGTACTGCCCCGGCCCTCGCCGCCGGCAACGCCGTCCTCCTCAAACCGGCCGAGACCACCCCGCTGACCGCGCTGCGACTGGCCGGACTCGCCCTGGAAGCAGGCCTTCCCGAGCACCTCTTCCAGGTGGTGCCGGGCGCGGGCGACGTAACGGGCAACGCACTGGTCGAGCACCCCGGCGTGGCGAAGATCGTGTTCACCGGCTCCACCCGGGTCGGCAAGCAGATCATGGCCAAGTGCGCCGACCGCGTAAAGCGCGTCACCCTCGAACTCGGCGGCAAGAGCCCCAATATCGTCTTCGCCGACTCCGACCTCGAAGCCGCGGTGGCCGCCACCCCCATGTCCTTCCTGGACAACTCCGGCCAGGACTGCTGCGCACGAAGCCGTGTCCTGGTTCAGCGTTCCGTGTACGACCGCTTCCTCGAACTCCTGGTCCCCGGGATCGAGTCCGTCGTCGTCGGCGACCCGGCCGACGAGAAGACCCAGATGGGCCCGCTGATCTCGCAGGCGCAGCTGGAGCGGGTGCGTGGATACGTCCCCGACGATCTCAAGGGGATCCGGGGCACCGCGCCGGAGGGCCCCGGCTTCTGGTTCCCGCCGACCGTCCTCACCGACCTCTCCCCGGACTCCCCGGCCGCCTGCGAAGAGGTCTTCGGCCCGGTCGCCGCCGTCCTCCCCTTCGAGGACGAGGCCGACGCGATCCGGCTCGCCAACGCCACCGAGTACGGCCTGTCGGGATCGATCTGGACCCGCGACGTCGGCCGCGCGATCCGCGTCTCGCGCGCCGTCGCCGCCGGCAACCTCTCCGTCAACTCCCACAGCAGCGTCCGCTACTGGACGCCGTTCGGCGGCTACAAGCAGTCCGGCCTCGGCCGCGAACTCGGCCCCGACGCCCTGACCGCATTCACCGAGACCAAGAACGTCTTCATCAGCACGGAGGCCTGA
- a CDS encoding DUF2510 domain-containing protein encodes MSMTTPPGWYPDSSVPGTERWWDGTAWTAHTRAVEGQAPAPVPAQAPAPAQAPVPAPVAAAGFGPPTTPLHQSAMPGGSGGSGGNDSGGGTRRLVALATAGVVLVAAVAVGAVLLTKNDEPAEPESAPGVSEPVATTGDSENSPTATPSPTEDSALLTDQLNGISMPIPEGWEKSTSSLDAQAATMVTDETYDCPAGGSSLCRHGRVSSAVATQTGATSAEAVAKQDIQAAADSAYEADAVGSRIHGGIKSHKVLKSQTVAVAGRAGYLVRWQVTTGAGPGGYVQSLAFPSPVGTEAVIVVRFAFDAGPEGPELASMDKIAASIRPIGDGTNGGVGSSIGPDQGTGG; translated from the coding sequence ATGAGCATGACGACGCCGCCCGGCTGGTACCCGGACTCCAGCGTGCCCGGCACCGAACGCTGGTGGGACGGGACTGCCTGGACCGCGCACACCCGCGCGGTCGAGGGCCAGGCCCCTGCACCGGTTCCGGCTCAGGCCCCTGCACCGGCTCAGGCCCCGGTCCCCGCCCCGGTCGCCGCTGCCGGTTTCGGCCCGCCGACCACACCGTTGCACCAGTCGGCGATGCCGGGTGGCAGTGGTGGCAGTGGTGGGAATGACAGCGGCGGTGGCACGCGCCGTCTTGTGGCGCTCGCCACCGCCGGCGTCGTACTCGTCGCCGCGGTCGCCGTCGGCGCCGTACTCCTGACCAAGAACGACGAGCCCGCGGAGCCCGAGTCCGCGCCGGGCGTGAGCGAACCGGTCGCGACCACCGGCGACTCCGAGAACAGCCCTACCGCCACGCCGTCGCCGACCGAGGACTCCGCGCTGCTGACCGACCAGCTCAACGGCATCTCCATGCCGATACCCGAAGGCTGGGAGAAGTCCACCAGTTCTCTCGACGCTCAAGCCGCGACCATGGTGACGGACGAGACCTACGACTGTCCCGCAGGCGGCTCCTCGCTGTGCCGGCACGGGCGGGTGTCGTCCGCCGTGGCGACGCAGACGGGTGCCACCTCGGCCGAGGCGGTGGCCAAGCAGGACATCCAGGCCGCGGCGGACTCCGCGTACGAAGCGGACGCGGTGGGCAGCCGCATCCACGGCGGCATCAAGTCCCACAAGGTGCTCAAGTCGCAGACGGTCGCCGTTGCCGGACGCGCCGGCTATCTGGTGCGCTGGCAGGTCACCACCGGAGCGGGCCCGGGCGGGTACGTCCAGTCGCTCGCCTTCCCCTCGCCCGTGGGCACCGAAGCGGTGATCGTCGTCCGCTTCGCCTTCGACGCGGGACCCGAAGGCCCCGAACTCGCGAGCATGGACAAGATCGCCGCGAGCATCCGCCCGATCGGCGACGGGACGAACGGCGGCGTCGGCAGCAGCATCGGACCCGACCAGGGGACGGGCGGCTAG
- a CDS encoding amino acid deaminase/aldolase, whose product MTSRAADRARYDRATAHLDAPLAVVDLDAFDANADDLVRRAGGKPIRVASKSVRCRALLERVLARDGFAGIMSFTLDESLWLARAGFEDVLLAYPSADRTGFAQLAGDPKLAGAVTVMVDDPAQLELIDRSRGGGKEEIRICLELDTALQLLGGRVRVGARRSPLREPAQLAELARSIARRPGFRLVGLMAYEGHVAGVGDSLAGRPLRSRVVRLMQSAARRELAARRAAVVRAVRRVAPDLEFVNGGGTGSVQHTAAEDAVTEIAAGSGLYLPRLFDNYTSFTGCPAALFAQPVVRRPGVGVVTVLGGGYPASGAAGVDRLPVPYLPEGLHYDPQEGPGEVQTPLLGSPADDLLMGDKVWFRHAKAGEMCERFDTLQLIEGDRVTGTAPTYRGEGRTFL is encoded by the coding sequence ATGACTTCCCGTGCCGCTGACCGGGCCCGCTACGACCGGGCCACCGCCCATCTCGACGCCCCGCTCGCCGTCGTCGATCTCGACGCGTTCGACGCCAACGCCGACGATCTGGTGCGCCGGGCGGGCGGCAAGCCGATCCGGGTCGCGAGCAAGTCGGTCCGCTGCCGGGCGCTGCTGGAGCGGGTCCTCGCACGGGACGGTTTCGCCGGGATCATGTCGTTCACGCTGGACGAGTCGCTGTGGCTGGCGCGGGCCGGTTTCGAGGACGTACTGCTGGCCTATCCGTCGGCGGACCGAACCGGATTCGCGCAGCTCGCGGGGGATCCCAAGTTGGCCGGCGCCGTGACGGTGATGGTCGACGACCCGGCGCAGCTGGAGCTGATCGACCGCTCCCGCGGCGGCGGCAAGGAGGAGATCCGGATCTGTCTGGAACTCGACACCGCACTGCAGCTGCTGGGCGGCCGGGTTCGGGTCGGGGCGAGGCGTTCGCCGCTGCGTGAGCCGGCCCAGCTGGCCGAACTGGCCCGGTCGATCGCCCGCCGCCCCGGCTTCCGGCTCGTGGGGCTGATGGCGTACGAGGGGCATGTCGCGGGCGTGGGCGACTCCCTCGCAGGCCGGCCGCTGCGCTCCCGCGTGGTCAGGCTGATGCAGAGCGCGGCCCGCAGGGAACTGGCCGCCCGCCGGGCGGCGGTGGTCCGTGCGGTACGGAGGGTGGCGCCGGATCTGGAGTTCGTCAACGGCGGTGGCACCGGCAGTGTCCAGCACACGGCCGCCGAGGACGCGGTCACGGAGATCGCCGCCGGTTCGGGCCTGTACCTCCCGCGGCTGTTCGACAACTACACGTCGTTCACGGGGTGTCCGGCCGCGCTCTTCGCCCAGCCCGTGGTGCGCAGGCCGGGCGTGGGCGTGGTGACGGTGCTCGGTGGCGGCTACCCCGCGTCCGGCGCGGCGGGCGTGGACCGGCTGCCCGTCCCGTATCTCCCCGAAGGGCTGCACTACGACCCGCAGGAGGGCCCGGGTGAGGTGCAGACCCCGCTGCTCGGCTCCCCCGCCGACGATCTGCTGATGGGCGACAAGGTGTGGTTCCGGCATGCCAAGGCCGGCGAGATGTGCGAGCGCTTCGACACCCTGCAGCTGATCGAGGGCGACCGGGTCACGGGCACCGCGCCGACCTACCGCGGCGAGGGCCGCACGTTCCTCTAG
- a CDS encoding haloacid dehalogenase-like hydrolase, whose translation MNNRRRWSVAAAALMIAGTGLGAAQPAPAAGAAGVEGAAGAAGAARAEPGQCPALHVGQGWHGDNQARLQRLIDTYGHCGDHRKRRDRPVAVFDWDNTVIKNDVGDATMYWMLRNSRIRPPRGGDWHTTSRYLTDGAATALKAACPTGVRTLPTATDTRCADEINSVYSKGATTGGEGAFAGFDHRRMEPQYAWLAQLMNGWTTREIRSFAASARAENLAAPIGTRQQVGSGTATGWVRYYEQQRDLVRTLQKAGFDVWITSASPEPVVDVWARGVGIDANRAIGIRNVTRHGRLTAHLQGCGTVRDGDDAMITYIDGKRCWINKEIFGVRGAAAEQVQPAHRRQVFAAGDSDTDVSFLRDATGLRLVLNRNKNEVMCRAYDNSDGRWLVNPMFIEPKKQQAAPYPCATSGHTGSDGASGPVRRGDGTVVPDQRDAVYGF comes from the coding sequence GTGAACAACAGACGCCGCTGGTCCGTGGCAGCAGCCGCGCTCATGATCGCCGGAACCGGCCTCGGGGCCGCCCAGCCCGCCCCGGCCGCAGGGGCGGCTGGAGTTGAGGGGGCCGCAGGGGCGGCTGGGGCCGCGCGGGCCGAGCCGGGGCAATGCCCGGCTCTCCACGTCGGCCAGGGCTGGCACGGCGACAACCAGGCCCGGCTCCAGCGACTCATAGACACCTACGGCCACTGCGGCGACCACCGCAAGCGCCGGGACAGGCCCGTCGCCGTCTTCGACTGGGACAACACCGTCATCAAGAACGACGTCGGCGACGCGACCATGTACTGGATGCTGCGCAACAGCAGGATCCGCCCGCCCCGGGGCGGCGACTGGCACACCACCAGCCGCTATCTGACCGACGGGGCCGCGACCGCGCTCAAGGCCGCCTGTCCCACCGGTGTGCGGACGCTGCCCACCGCCACGGACACCCGCTGTGCCGACGAGATCAACTCCGTCTACTCCAAGGGCGCCACCACCGGCGGCGAGGGTGCCTTCGCCGGCTTCGACCACCGCCGTATGGAGCCCCAGTACGCCTGGCTCGCCCAGCTGATGAACGGCTGGACGACGCGGGAGATCCGGTCCTTCGCCGCCTCCGCCCGTGCCGAGAACCTGGCCGCGCCCATCGGCACGCGGCAACAGGTCGGCAGCGGCACAGCGACCGGCTGGGTGCGCTACTACGAACAGCAGCGCGACCTCGTCCGTACGCTGCAGAAGGCCGGCTTCGACGTGTGGATCACCTCCGCCTCGCCCGAGCCCGTCGTCGATGTCTGGGCGCGGGGCGTCGGCATCGACGCGAACCGCGCCATCGGCATCCGCAACGTCACCCGGCACGGCCGCCTCACCGCGCATCTGCAGGGCTGCGGCACCGTCCGGGACGGCGACGACGCGATGATCACCTACATCGACGGAAAGCGCTGCTGGATCAACAAGGAGATCTTCGGAGTGCGGGGCGCGGCCGCCGAGCAGGTCCAGCCCGCCCACCGGCGCCAGGTGTTCGCGGCGGGCGACTCCGACACGGACGTCTCCTTCCTGCGGGACGCGACGGGCCTGCGGCTGGTCCTCAACCGCAACAAGAACGAAGTGATGTGCCGCGCCTACGACAACAGCGACGGACGCTGGCTCGTCAACCCGATGTTCATCGAGCCCAAGAAGCAGCAGGCCGCCCCCTATCCGTGCGCAACCTCGGGACACACCGGGAGCGACGGTGCCTCCGGGCCCGTACGCCGCGGTGACGGCACGGTGGTTCCCGACCAGCGGGACGCGGTGTACGGCTTCTGA
- a CDS encoding 3-oxoacyl-ACP reductase, translated as MTDTNNVCRRLVGRTAVITGAGSGIGLATARRLASEGANVVCGDIDETAGKAAADEVGGTFVRVDVTDQEEVEALFRTAFDTYGSVDIAFNNAGISPPDDDSILTTGLEAWKRVQDVNLTSVYLCCKAAIPYMQRQGRGSIINTASFVAIMGAATSQISYTASKGGVLAMSRELGVQFAREGIRVNALCPGPVNTPLLQELFAKDPERAARRLVHIPVGRFAEPDELAAAVAFLASDDSSFINATDFLVDGGISGAYVTPV; from the coding sequence ATGACCGACACGAACAACGTCTGCCGCCGCCTGGTCGGCCGCACCGCCGTCATCACCGGCGCCGGCAGCGGAATCGGCCTGGCCACCGCGCGCCGACTGGCCTCCGAGGGCGCCAACGTCGTCTGCGGCGACATCGACGAAACCGCGGGCAAGGCCGCGGCCGACGAGGTCGGCGGCACCTTCGTACGCGTCGACGTCACCGACCAGGAGGAGGTTGAGGCACTCTTCAGGACGGCGTTCGACACCTACGGCAGCGTCGACATCGCCTTCAACAACGCGGGCATCTCACCGCCCGACGACGACTCGATCCTCACCACCGGACTCGAGGCATGGAAGCGCGTCCAGGACGTCAACCTCACCTCCGTCTACCTGTGCTGCAAGGCCGCCATCCCCTACATGCAGCGCCAGGGCCGCGGTTCCATCATCAACACCGCCTCCTTCGTGGCGATCATGGGCGCGGCGACCTCTCAGATCTCGTACACCGCCTCGAAGGGCGGCGTACTGGCCATGTCCCGGGAGCTCGGCGTGCAGTTCGCCCGCGAGGGCATCCGCGTGAACGCCCTCTGCCCCGGGCCGGTCAACACCCCGCTCCTGCAGGAGCTGTTCGCCAAAGACCCCGAGCGCGCCGCGCGCCGCCTTGTGCATATTCCGGTCGGACGGTTCGCGGAGCCGGACGAGCTCGCCGCCGCCGTGGCCTTCCTCGCCAGCGACGACTCCTCGTTCATCAACGCCACCGACTTCCTGGTCGACGGCGGAATCTCGGGGGCGTACGTCACCCCTGTGTAG
- a CDS encoding SseB family protein — MALKNIPDSGFSDDDGTADPRLTAALAAWAQDRTAVRPVLEALKDARLLVPVVAVLGEVEEDENGLRREKTSDMAVPTLTAGDRRALPAFTSIASLARWNPEARPVAVPLHQALQAAAHEKADTLVLDLAGPVPYQLTGPALLALAEGRTSADPFQDPRVIAAVTAAVAAEPAVLRAHLGPGRADGTLALVLAPEAVPAEVARRVAEALAADDVLRARLVKGLDLALLPAETTPPGEPLFVRD, encoded by the coding sequence GTGGCGCTCAAGAACATCCCTGACTCCGGTTTCTCCGACGACGACGGCACTGCCGACCCACGGCTGACGGCGGCCCTCGCCGCCTGGGCGCAGGACAGAACGGCTGTACGGCCGGTCCTCGAAGCACTCAAGGACGCCCGGCTGCTGGTCCCGGTCGTCGCCGTGCTCGGTGAGGTCGAGGAGGACGAGAACGGTCTGCGCCGCGAGAAGACCAGCGACATGGCGGTGCCCACGCTGACGGCCGGCGACCGCCGGGCGCTGCCCGCGTTCACGTCGATCGCGTCCCTCGCCCGCTGGAACCCCGAGGCCCGCCCCGTCGCCGTACCGCTCCACCAGGCGCTGCAGGCCGCCGCACACGAGAAGGCCGACACCCTGGTGCTCGACCTCGCGGGCCCCGTTCCGTACCAGCTGACCGGCCCCGCGCTGCTCGCTCTCGCCGAAGGCCGCACCAGCGCCGACCCGTTCCAGGACCCGAGGGTCATCGCAGCGGTCACGGCCGCGGTCGCCGCCGAACCCGCCGTGCTCCGCGCCCACCTGGGCCCGGGCCGCGCGGACGGCACCCTCGCCCTCGTCCTGGCGCCGGAAGCGGTCCCGGCCGAGGTGGCGCGGCGGGTCGCCGAGGCGCTGGCGGCCGATGACGTACTGAGGGCCCGCCTGGTGAAGGGTCTCGACCTGGCACTGCTGCCGGCCGAGACCACCCCTCCGGGCGAGCCCCTGTTCGTACGCGATTGA
- a CDS encoding glutamine synthetase family protein, which translates to MADRKPPLGTEELRALVASGEIDTVVLAFPDMQGRLQGKRFAAPFFLDEVLEHGTEGCNYLLAVDTEMNTVDGYEMSSWESGYGDFAMHPDLTTLRRVPWNEGTALLVADLAWNDGSPVVAAPRQILRRQLERLAEHGFTAHVGTELEFIVFKDTYEEAWDRNYRDLVPANQYNIDYSILGTGRIEPLLRRIRNEMAAAGLTVECAKGECNPGQHEIAFKYDEALVTCDQHAVYKTGAKEIASQEGVSLTFMAKYNEREGNSCHIHLSLQDENGTNVMAGDGPGGMSQVMQHFLAGQLAALRDFSLLYAPHINSYKRFQPGSFAPTAVAWGYDNRTCSLRVVGHGRSMRFENRLPGGDVNPHLAVAGLVAAGLYGIEQKLELPEECSGNAYTAGYAQVPTTLREAAELWENSPIARAAFGDEVVAHYRNMARVELEAFDAAVTDWELRRSFERM; encoded by the coding sequence GTGGCAGACCGCAAACCCCCACTCGGGACCGAGGAGCTCCGTGCCCTCGTAGCGAGCGGTGAGATCGACACAGTCGTCCTGGCCTTCCCCGATATGCAGGGGCGGCTCCAGGGCAAGCGGTTCGCCGCGCCTTTCTTCCTCGACGAGGTACTGGAACACGGCACCGAGGGCTGCAACTACCTCCTTGCCGTCGATACCGAGATGAACACGGTCGACGGCTACGAGATGTCCTCGTGGGAGAGCGGCTACGGCGACTTCGCCATGCACCCCGACCTCACCACACTGCGCCGCGTTCCCTGGAACGAGGGCACCGCGCTGCTGGTGGCCGACCTTGCCTGGAACGACGGCTCCCCCGTCGTCGCCGCGCCCCGCCAGATACTCCGCCGCCAGCTGGAGCGCCTCGCCGAGCACGGCTTCACCGCGCATGTGGGTACGGAGCTCGAGTTCATCGTCTTCAAGGACACCTATGAGGAGGCCTGGGACCGCAACTACCGCGACCTCGTCCCGGCCAATCAGTACAACATCGACTACTCGATCCTCGGCACCGGCCGCATCGAACCACTGCTGCGCCGTATCCGCAACGAGATGGCCGCCGCCGGACTGACCGTCGAGTGCGCCAAGGGCGAGTGCAACCCCGGCCAGCACGAGATCGCCTTCAAGTACGACGAGGCGCTGGTCACCTGTGACCAGCACGCCGTCTACAAGACCGGCGCAAAGGAGATCGCCTCCCAGGAGGGCGTCTCGCTCACCTTCATGGCCAAGTACAACGAGCGTGAGGGCAACTCCTGTCATATCCACCTCTCGCTCCAGGACGAGAACGGCACCAATGTCATGGCGGGCGACGGGCCCGGCGGAATGTCGCAGGTCATGCAGCACTTCCTGGCCGGCCAGCTGGCCGCGCTGCGTGACTTCTCGCTGCTGTACGCGCCCCACATCAACTCGTACAAGCGCTTCCAGCCGGGCTCCTTCGCGCCGACCGCCGTCGCCTGGGGCTACGACAACCGCACCTGCTCGCTGCGCGTCGTGGGACACGGCCGCTCGATGCGCTTCGAGAACCGGCTGCCGGGCGGCGACGTCAATCCGCACCTGGCCGTCGCAGGCCTGGTCGCGGCAGGTCTGTACGGCATCGAGCAGAAGCTGGAGCTGCCCGAGGAGTGCTCGGGCAACGCGTATACCGCCGGATACGCGCAGGTTCCCACCACGCTGCGGGAAGCCGCCGAGCTCTGGGAGAACAGCCCCATCGCCCGGGCCGCTTTCGGCGACGAAGTCGTCGCGCACTACCGCAACATGGCGCGGGTCGAGCTCGAAGCCTTCGACGCCGCGGTGACCGACTGGGAGCTCCGCCGCTCCTTCGAACGCATGTGA
- a CDS encoding DUF1844 domain-containing protein, whose protein sequence is MSDATTPNESPDFDAMTRDIAEVPAVEVIVTVAVNLMSAAAVKLGLTEDGAEHKDLDEARKLVHALAGLMDASATEISSFHAAPLRDGLKSLQLAFREASVVPDEPGQGPGEKYTGPVYG, encoded by the coding sequence ATGAGCGACGCGACGACCCCCAATGAATCCCCCGACTTCGACGCGATGACCCGCGACATCGCCGAGGTCCCCGCCGTCGAGGTGATCGTCACGGTCGCGGTGAACCTGATGAGCGCGGCAGCTGTGAAGCTCGGCCTGACCGAGGACGGCGCCGAGCACAAGGACCTCGACGAGGCCCGCAAGCTGGTCCATGCGCTGGCCGGTCTGATGGACGCGAGCGCGACCGAGATCAGCTCCTTCCACGCGGCGCCGCTGCGGGACGGGCTGAAGTCGCTGCAGTTGGCGTTCCGCGAGGCGTCGGTGGTGCCGGACGAGCCGGGCCAGGGTCCCGGCGAGAAGTACACCGGTCCGGTCTACGGCTGA
- the mycP gene encoding type VII secretion-associated serine protease mycosin — translation MTTTRRRRGRRLAAALAAAALVLLPATPAHADAIRAQQWGLDAMHTDEAWRTTKGSGITVAVLDTGVDDRHPDLAGSVLPGKDFIGFGATRGDRAWARHGTAMAGIIAAHGHGPDSEDGVLGIAPEVKILPIRVILEGGDKAREKARNSRGTALAQGIRWAADQGADVINLSLGDDSESAHPEAGEDSAVQYALAKGAVVVASAGNGGEKGDHISYPAAYPGVIAVTAVDRFGTHASFSTRRWYATVSAPGVDIVIADPDRRYYQGWGTSAAAAFVSGAVALVRSAHPGLAPAQIKKLLADTARSAPKSGRDDARGYGIVDPAAAITAGAKLRPADLKAATAGYSKKYFGSGPAPETKDTEPAIWLAPLAGGLGALVLAGAVVLWRGGRTARAVRT, via the coding sequence ATGACAACAACGCGCCGTCGCCGCGGCCGTCGCCTCGCCGCCGCCCTCGCTGCCGCCGCCCTCGTACTCCTTCCGGCGACGCCCGCCCACGCGGACGCGATCAGGGCCCAGCAGTGGGGCCTCGACGCAATGCACACCGACGAGGCCTGGCGCACCACCAAGGGCAGCGGCATCACGGTCGCGGTCCTGGACACGGGCGTCGACGACCGCCACCCCGACCTCGCGGGATCCGTTCTGCCCGGCAAGGACTTCATCGGCTTCGGCGCGACGCGCGGCGACCGTGCCTGGGCCCGCCACGGCACCGCGATGGCCGGCATCATCGCCGCCCACGGCCACGGCCCGGACAGCGAGGACGGCGTACTCGGCATTGCGCCCGAGGTGAAGATCCTCCCGATCCGCGTGATCCTCGAAGGCGGCGACAAGGCCCGCGAGAAGGCCCGCAACTCCCGCGGCACCGCCCTCGCCCAGGGCATCCGCTGGGCCGCCGACCAGGGCGCCGACGTCATCAATCTCTCGCTCGGCGACGACAGCGAGTCCGCGCACCCCGAGGCCGGCGAGGACTCCGCCGTCCAGTACGCACTAGCCAAGGGCGCCGTCGTCGTCGCCTCGGCCGGCAACGGCGGCGAGAAGGGCGACCACATCTCGTACCCGGCCGCCTACCCCGGCGTGATCGCGGTGACGGCCGTCGACCGCTTCGGTACCCACGCCTCCTTCTCCACCCGCCGCTGGTACGCCACCGTCAGCGCTCCCGGCGTCGACATCGTCATCGCCGACCCCGACCGCCGTTACTACCAGGGCTGGGGCACCAGCGCAGCCGCCGCCTTCGTCTCCGGCGCGGTCGCCCTGGTCCGCTCCGCCCACCCGGGCCTTGCCCCCGCCCAGATCAAGAAACTCCTCGCCGACACCGCCCGCAGCGCCCCCAAGTCCGGCCGCGACGACGCGCGGGGCTACGGCATCGTCGACCCCGCCGCAGCGATCACGGCCGGTGCGAAGCTGCGCCCCGCGGATCTGAAGGCGGCCACCGCGGGCTACAGCAAGAAGTACTTCGGCTCTGGCCCGGCTCCCGAGACCAAGGACACGGAGCCGGCGATCTGGCTCGCCCCGCTCGCGGGCGGCCTGGGCGCCCTGGTGCTGGCGGGAGCCGTCGTGCTCTGGCGCGGCGGCCGCACCGCCCGCGCCGTCCGCACCTGA